A stretch of DNA from Microcaecilia unicolor chromosome 10, aMicUni1.1, whole genome shotgun sequence:
TAACACACCCAGATGTTCCGTGTAAAGTCCATAAGAATCAAAGCACCAGCATCCAGTGCTGAAAATATTCCCAGAGCCAATTCTCCAGCCAGATCCCAGTTTATTTTCACATAACCTACAGCAAATGATGCCACTGCCCCttagaagaaagaggaaaagttATAAGTATATGCAACTTTTTCTTTCATAATTGCTTTTTGCTAAGGAATGTCCTAATTACCGGTTTGCTGGCTAGTGACGTGATGTGATGTGCATGTGGCTGTGTTTGTGTTGGAGGAAGTAAAGTGTACAGTGCAAACACTATTAAACATGAAATAGTGTTACATGATGTACACAGAGCTATGCAGATACATATGCAGTAAGTGAAAGTCCCTTCTCCGTAGAATTTACAGTCTAGTGAAGTTTGAGAGTATACATCTGAATTCTAATTTTCTGTTCCCCAATAATCTACGCAAGTATCAACTTTTACATACTACAGTCTCAGTCTACAAATGTCATTTACAAATATCAGTATAAAGGAAACCAACTGCCAAATGCAATACTTAGGTAAAAGTACAgtaaagaacacattaaaaaatgtacttaagtgaaagtaaaaaagttattgcctaatataatactttttgagtaaaacgtAAAAGTACTAGAACTACAATGAATGGAACTAATGTAGaggtaaaaattaaataaaaggtaaaagaacagTAAAGAACGCGCTTAAAAAAATTTACTtcagtgaaaataaaaatgttattgcctaatataatactttttgagtaaaatgtAAAAGTACTATAACTACAATGAATGGAActatgttaacatttttattccaacaactttattgctctacatttcaatccactttgctgTTAGGAAAATTAAATGTTAAAAATGACTGTCATTCATGCTTGtgccagcacagctaaaaagttGTTCAAcagcaaagtggattgaaatgtagagcaataaagctgttgggataaaaatgttaacatagTTCCATTCATTGTAGTTATacattttactcaaaaagtattatattaggcaataacttttttaattTCACTgaagtaaattttttaaaatgcgtTCTTTCctgttcttttaccttttatttaatttttacctctacatttaattttttaaacttttactTTAAGTACTTTCACCAAGTACTTAGATGACTAAACAAAAAGTCAACAGTAGCCCACTCTGATCCCCCCCGCCATAtttaccttttttaaaaaattgctatTCCTGCTGGATGTGCTGGCAGATACTCATGCACTCCTGAACATTATAGTACATTACAAAAGGCTCTGTATTTGGAAAGCCTTTTATAAGATATCAGGGGAATTGTAAATgacctgacctggacatctcaattcccatCTCAATGTTCTACGTAAAATGGGactttttttatatttcatgAAGTGCACCATTTCAATCTTGTTTTCTTTAACAGGAAGAGTGTTGCTAGTATCAAAgggtatatttttaaatattcctTTTTCAGAAGAACATAGTAGATAATAAAGAAAATGACCAGCTGATCCATCCAATATGCCTAGTGATTCCTGTTCTCACCGCTCAAGGTACACCCCAGCCACCACCCTGCTGGCAGAATATCACTCCTTATGCAAGACAGTTTTTGCCATCTTTCTCCAGAGAACTCTACTTTCTGGGTAGCTCAGCATGCAAACTATACCTTTCAGTTCACAACCAACATATCCCCACTCTCCCTTCCAGCCAAAAGGTCCTACAATAATTCAAACATCTTCCTACACCAGTGTACCTATTATTCCAAGGTCCAGTCTGCTTACCTACAAAGGTTGATACGGCTTCAACTCCTCCATTGTATACTGTTGAGTTTTGAGAAGGCTCTATGTGATCCCATAATACctggacataattcacaacctgATTATAGCCAGCAGTGGCTAACGCCCACCACAGTGACCAATAAAGGAGTTGCTTAGTAGAATAGCATTCTTTTAAGTCTTTGCACAGCTGGAGAAGCACTTTAAAGAAATGCTTACCATCTTCATTTTGGTCCAAACTACTTTCAGGCACTTTCCCTACATTATCTGGGTAATTTGGTGTTCCATTATTGTTGGATGGCAGTGCTGACACATCTGTACCAGCTTTTGCTGCCTTACGATGAAAGAACATACTTCTCTTTGGCATGGGTAGAAAAAACGAGGAGATAAATGCCACAGCCACTGAAGACAAACTGATAGCATTTAAGTAAAAATAGGAGATGCCAGCAAAAGAAACAAGAAGTTGCCCGAGCACTGATCCAACAGTGAATCCAACTAGAGTGATGCTTCTGCAATAACTAGTCACTCTTTGATAATGATCAGAACTAACAACACTGTAAATGTAGGCATAATATGCAACATCAGTGGCTGTGACCATGCCGTAGAAAAACTCCAGTATCTGCATTGCAGGCACTCCTTgggcaaacagcagcagcagccatgaAATGATGTAGCTGAGTCCTTGTAATATAATAACTGGTTTATACCGGAAGTAGTCTGTGAGCAAGAAAACAGGAAACAGGATCACCAAATATGAGTATGTCCAGACCGGAAACACTTTATTTGTAAcctgaaaaataaaacagatatccATTAAATAAAGTCAGGGCAGATATTGCAAATGGGTGTCAGAATGAAACTGTAAATGTGTTTCTAAGCATGTAAACCCACCCTACATTATCCTAGGGATAAAGAAGCCAGCTGAGATTTGATGAAGACCTTTCTCAAACTGGAGTTGGGGGtgatcatctctctctctctctctctgagaatGTTCTGAGCCCATCTGACCCAAGTCACCAACATTTGTCTTGGTTGCAGTTTTAGTGGAATTTTTGACCCATTTCATTAAGGTGATACATACAGCAGGTGACTATGATTTGGGCTTCCACTTCTGATTGTTGTGGGCTAGGTGCAAAGGGTAGCTTAAACTACAAATGATTGCCAGTTCTATGGCTTGGATTGTAGAACTATGCATTTTGGCTTAGACGTGATGTAGTTGAAGATGGCTGCCATTCCAGTAGTAACTGTCATCAATAAATGAACAGCACTGAGGGAAGGAGGTGCCCTTCCGGTCATTATGCCAGTGGTTCCTTGAGCCACTAAGAAGAAAACAGACCAAGAAAAATAGCAAATAGTTTTATCGCCCTTGCTGGAAATGTGAACTCTGCTTAAAAAATCTGAGTCCAGTAGAGGAAAATATACAAATTCCAACCCATTTGAGATCAAAGACCTGATCCACAAGTGCTGCATCAATATCCAGGTAACTCTTGTACTGACACAATGGACAGAAGACTGGGAACAATCATAATTTTTCACGTTCAACCAACTAtaagagagaggtataaccagcagaataaAGATGACGACACCATTCTAAGGTTGTTGATGAGACCTCTCTTGAAGTACTATGTTCACTTATGGAGGCCTTACCTCTGGAAAGAGACAGTGATGCCTGTCCAGagaaaaatcaataaaacagTGACTTAGCCAGGGCTAATGTTTTTGATGGGGCCTGAGGATAACATGAGTGGGCACTAGGCATTGCAGATGTTGATAGCAACTACAGTTTCTCCACTGCTGCTGACCAGTAAACCCCCTCATTTGTACAGATGTTGATACTCCTGGTCACCCTCCAGGATGCTGTTCAGTTTCAAACCAGAGCTAACATCGGCATGTCATTGTGTACTCTGCATACAGATACAGCATATAATAAATCTGGGACCTTGCTGAGTACTTTGCAGTGTTCTCTAGACAAGTATGTGAGAGGAAGGGATATGGGGGGCATAAGTTTAGAAAGTCATTTTCATGTGTGTATGCTGATATATGCATGTATAATGCTTTTTATAAAGTTATGCTGCACACACAAGTACATGTAATTGCAAGATTACATGTATTTGTATTCGTGTTTGCTATGGGTGTGTTCTGGTGTGGAGTTTAGGCAGAGCGTGGATGGAGGCACAACACACACAAGTACTTTAGAAAATATGTATGATCAAGCATGCTGTATCACCTATATTTACACCTGCATTTGAACAGGTGTATGGGTGCATTTATTTCTgaaggatttgtgctagtattttataaaggcacaggtgtctttataaaatagactgcaAATAAGCATATTTTTGCCCTCTCAGTCTAGGTGTctttataaaaattaccctcACAATTGGCATTTTGGATGTTTCATCCTACAATTGAGAGGCATTGCACACTATCAGAGTGAAGGCATCAAAATATGCTATTTTTATCTTTAGGTGATAACCAACCTAAATTTAAGAAGATTAATTTgatttttccttctcttatctCTCCTTTTTACAGAAAACACCCTAATTAGATTCTAAGAACCAGATGCAAATATATGTATCTGATTTTAGGATTAAATAATTTCTTACTTGGAAAGAGAATTCTAAATTTCAAGTTAAATCTAATAAAATCTCATCTGACCTCAAAGCAAAATCTAGGATATTAAAGAAAAGTTTGGATTTCCCAATAATTTACACATACACAGAGCTACAGAAAACCAAGCTGAATctgcatttttctgttttaatttttataaaaatataaatttgcTTAAAACCGTTCTGTTTTTAAGTTTTGAACCTGGATGTTTTATAAACTGAATAAGACCAGCCTAGGGGTAAAGTGGTAATGCTGTGCAATGCCACGGAGGAACCAGGGTGATTTCTGAGCCTGCTGACTCCTGAACCAACTGGGGTTGGTGTACTGCAAAGGCCACATTCCTAGTCCATGGGGGTGAAATATAATTGAAAATACCAAGAGTATTGTATCATTTCATATCGATCATCTGAAATGacacatttttgtttcatttctctatgTGTTTtctagtggcatagccacggggagCCTTGGGGGCCTGGCCCCTCTCAATTTGGGTTCAAgcccccaaagtctgctggtttggctgcaTGCCTGCCCAGATTCCCCCTCCCATGTGTATGctattttttaatgaaattgagtatGCACgagcttgcacatgctcagtttcactaaaacccagCAAGTGTGCCAGAGCAGGAAATCAGGGCAGACAGCACATCACCGAATAATCACCACAGAAGTCTTCTGATGCCGGGGCTTGGGTACccccgccagctcaggtatttgctgggggggggggggggggggcgaaaacagtgggaaggaggaacacaacgaccccccccccccccataatcgaggtctggctatacaGCTGGTGTTTTCACATACCAAATtcttttaacgcatgctaaatgtagaggtccttttacaaagctgctgtaaGAATTGGCATTAGCATGcctttatgcaggtctttcccatgtgctaaagccATTTCTACTGTGGCTGTAAAAAAATCCTTATTTTGGTGCTTTGTCATACGGACTACAGCAATGGTACATTAGCAGGGTGTAAGGGCTTTGCTTTGAGAAAACTAAAGactgtccaaaatacagcagcgagactTGTCTTCAATAAAGCCCGGTTCGATAGCGCAAAGCCTCTTCttgctaaacttcactggcttccgatcaaggaGTGCATTGAATTCAAGGTTTGCActgtggttcacaaaatcatcaacgGGGACGTCCCAAGTTACATGTTGAATATGATTGACTTGCCAGCCAGAAATGCTGACCTGTCCTCGAGATTATATCTcaccctgcactaccccagctggaaaggctgtaagcatggatctattcaggcgtcaagctttcccttcctcagtgcgcaactgtggaatgcacttcctcgAGACATAACCAGTCTGAGAGACTACCTTACCTTTCGCAAGgcactaaaaacgcatctgtttaTCAAAGCATTTTCACTGGGAACAGTGTAGGACTATAGCCTCTGCCAGCTGGCATACGTGGAACCTGTTTAGTCCAATTCTTTTGTactattatatgtacagtatcctttctttcttgcccttctactctatTATTCTCATATGTATCCGATATCacccggagttctctctctccggtttatgtaagccacattgagcctgcatgtttgtggggataatgtgggggtataaataaataaatacatttcctatTCATTTATGGCCATGCACTGTTACCATTAATGcacaaccattaaaaaaaaattaacgtgagcacttactgccacctatttaggagctTTAactgtgtgctaaccagttagcatgcagtaatgtagatgcgctaattGTTTAGCATAGGAACACCCATTCacaaaaaattactaaaaaaagTATCACATAGCATGCGCACGTGCCAAAACTAACAGGGCGCTTTAGCATGTCCTGTATTAGGCATGCGTTAGCACCcagcacagcttattaaaaggaccccttcgagTCTGCTAAAACAAGATGAAAAATGTGCACAACAGCGGCAGCTAGTGGTCAGACTCAGGATGCATGCATATTATGTTTCTGAAGAAGACACCTGGCCCCTGGCTGAAGACTGCAATGCTTGGGTTAGATGGGGTAGGCTGTTATATAATGTGAAAATCTTGTCAAATGAAGGTTTGTGCCTGCATAGCATAGTAGAGGTCTGATAGCTTTAGAGGCCCAAAGAAGTAAGAGAGGATTGCtgggcaaaaaaataaataaatacaaaggaaaaaaattaaaaactgaaagttTAATGACCTAAAAGTAGTGTAAACTGCCCTTTCTAGTAGGTCATAATGGGTCTCACTGGCTAGCTCCTGTGCTTAACGAATTCACAAATTCCTTAATAAGGGTTAGTATCTGTGCAATGCACCTCTGTCAAGGCATGAAACAATGCTCAAAACTGAAGTTGCTTTAAATCCACATAGCCTGACAAGAAAACCTTGCTGTAAGGAAATAGACCCAGGAGGTTctagatcagtgatggcgaacctttcagagaccaagtgcccaaacagcaacccaaatctaattatttatcgcgaagtgccggtactcattatgggcggggtcaccacatatgactccacccctatgatagccacacccccttacaccagccatggcgcatataaacagacatcattgaaaatattatactagtataggagaaaaaaataacatgattttctttcattataaatcatttctgtaagttgttacagctccagtatacccagtgcaaaataagacagcagatgtaaattctcaaattggacatattccaaacactaaaatgaaaataaaatgattttttctacctttgttgtctggtgattttgtttttctatccatattggtcctagtcgctgattctgctgctctctatctgttctcttaactccgtttccaggacttcctttccatttatttctttactttcctcctttcttcttcatttcttgccctccatccatgtccagccaccctcctctctcccctgcccctcccctccagccaccctcctctcccctccagccacccatgtccagccaccctcctctcccctccagccgcccatgtgccagccaccctcctctcctccctgccctccgctccagccaccctcctctccccctgccctcccctccagccaccctcctctaccccctgccctcccaacagcaggcctccctcccacccagcaccaggcaggcctccctcccacccagtaccaggccacccagcaccaatcctccctccttcccacccacccagcaccaggccaccctcccacccaagcaccaggcagggcacccacccaagcaccaggcaggcctccacccaagcaccaggcaggccaccctccctcccacccacccaagcaccaggcaggccacccacccacGCACGCACCCACCAAAGCACCAGGCAGGGCACGCACCCACCAAAGCACCAGGCAGggcacccacccacccaagcaccaggcaggcaggcctccctcccacccacccacccaagcaccaggcaggcctccctccctcccacccaagcaccaggcctcgctcgctcccacccacccagcagcaggcaccagggcaccctccctcccacccggcgtcaagcattcattcctccctcccacccggcaccagcccgcccagcctccatccctccctccgaaccagaagaaatttaaaagtcttcccttgtccgtcCGAGTAGGCGgcatcagcatcagcagtagcagcgaaaagcgtgctgctggttcggcgcgtcttcagccttccgtctctcaagctctctggtcccgtcCTAATGAGAGCTTGAAAGACAGAAGGCTGAAGACGTGCCGAatcagcagcacgcttttcgctgctactgctgatgctgacgccgcctactccgacggacaagggaagacttttaaatttcttcgggtgcggagggagggagggatggaggccgggcgggctggtgccgggtgggagggagggagggaagaatgcttgacgccgggtggttTGTTTTCCATTTGCTGTGCTCACAGAGGATACAGAAAATAAATTGCATATTTGGAAGCATAACCTTGCACTAATAATCATCATTTGTGAATATTAAGTGAGGCTGTAAATAAATGTGGCTGTACAACCCAAAACAGAAATACCCCTAGGGAACTCTGATGCCAGCCTGCCATTTTCCCTGAGAGGTTAGGAATAAAATTCTCATCTCCCCATCCTGTAAAATTTTCCTGAGCAAGCAGATTCCAGCATTTCAGTAACACACTTTAATTTCTCAGCAGAAGAAAGCAGACTCTAAATGAAGCAAATCTTAAGCCATTCATCACTTCTAAAATCTGTACCCAATTATGACTTTAGAGAAAACCGCTTTCTGTCACTGGATCTGAACGTACCTCATCGATGGTCAAATTTTTATCTGGCCCGGTTAGGTAAGGTGCAAGAAATGGCTCTGATGGTCTCAACATGGAGAAAAACCCATAAATACAGAGGATGACGGTAGGATAAATCCAGTTTTGGGGCTGCAG
This window harbors:
- the SLC19A3 gene encoding thiamine transporter 2 isoform X3, which encodes MMDCLKKLQPQNWIYPTVILCIYGFFSMLRPSEPFLAPYLTGPDKNLTIDEVTNKVFPVWTYSYLVILFPVFLLTDYFRYKPVIILQGLSYIISWLLLLFAQGVPAMQILEFFYGMVTATDVAYYAYIYSVVSSDHYQRVTSYCRSITLVGFTVGSVLGQLLVSFAGISYFYLNAISLSSVAVAFISSFFLPMPKRSMFFHRKAAKAGTDVSALPSNNNGTPNYPDNVGKVPESSLDQNEDGKHFFKVLLQLCKDLKECYSTKQLLYWSLWWALATAGYNQVVNYVQVLWDHIEPSQNSTVYNGGVEAVSTFVGAVASFAVGYVKINWDLAGELALGIFSALDAGALILMDFTRNIWVCYAGYLIFKASYMLLITIATFQIAVNLSMERYALMFGVNTFVALALQTILTVIVVDSKGLNLGIIPQFLIYGCYFAVIAGIFLIRSIYTIISIKLKKESHNLPQDQSSDGEPSVRGTAYNQY
- the SLC19A3 gene encoding thiamine transporter 2 isoform X2: MCIPEANQSEDLNIVSILRKLLKKMMDCLKKLQPQNWIYPTVILCIYGFFSMLRPSEPFLAPYLTGPDKNLTIDEVTNKVFPVWTYSYLVILFPVFLLTDYFRYKPVIILQGLSYIISWLLLLFAQGVPAMQILEFFYGMVTATDVAYYAYIYSVVSSDHYQRVTSYCRSITLVGFTVGSVLGQLLVSFAGISYFYLNAISLSSVAVAFISSFFLPMPKRSMFFHRKAAKAGTDVSALPSNNNGTPNYPDNVGKVPESSLDQNEDGKHFFKVLLQLCKDLKECYSTKQLLYWSLWWALATAGYNQVVNYVQVLWDHIEPSQNSTVYNGGVEAVSTFVGAVASFAVGYVKINWDLAGELALGIFSALDAGALILMDFTRNIWVCYAGYLIFKASYMLLITIATFQIAVNLSMERYALMFGVNTFVALALQTILTVIVVDSKGLNLGIIPQFLIYGCYFAVIAGIFLIRSIYTIISIKLKKESHNLPQDQSSDGEPSVRGTAYNQY
- the SLC19A3 gene encoding thiamine transporter 2 isoform X1, with protein sequence MFKLRASRAGQGRRISFGRSAKVMMMDCLKKLQPQNWIYPTVILCIYGFFSMLRPSEPFLAPYLTGPDKNLTIDEVTNKVFPVWTYSYLVILFPVFLLTDYFRYKPVIILQGLSYIISWLLLLFAQGVPAMQILEFFYGMVTATDVAYYAYIYSVVSSDHYQRVTSYCRSITLVGFTVGSVLGQLLVSFAGISYFYLNAISLSSVAVAFISSFFLPMPKRSMFFHRKAAKAGTDVSALPSNNNGTPNYPDNVGKVPESSLDQNEDGKHFFKVLLQLCKDLKECYSTKQLLYWSLWWALATAGYNQVVNYVQVLWDHIEPSQNSTVYNGGVEAVSTFVGAVASFAVGYVKINWDLAGELALGIFSALDAGALILMDFTRNIWVCYAGYLIFKASYMLLITIATFQIAVNLSMERYALMFGVNTFVALALQTILTVIVVDSKGLNLGIIPQFLIYGCYFAVIAGIFLIRSIYTIISIKLKKESHNLPQDQSSDGEPSVRGTAYNQY